Proteins from one Triplophysa dalaica isolate WHDGS20190420 chromosome 6, ASM1584641v1, whole genome shotgun sequence genomic window:
- the slc19a2 gene encoding thiamine transporter 1 encodes MCKPWRCPTVLLCIYGFFSSYRPLEPFLIPFLMGPDKNLTETEVVNEIYPFWTYSYLILLFPVFLATDYLRYKPVLILQAASFIVTYAMLMKAQGVPAMQLLEFFFGLATASEVAYYSYIYSVVDPSHYQSVTGICRSVTLLGSAIGSLTGQILVSVAHVPLFYLSVITLASSCIGFVTPLFLPLPSKSLFFHQREGSAQDEASLEPMNSSQLHGTFVDSEAKMQPSPHERTATMDRESSSGLLDVLKMLWTDFLQCYSSSTLLTWSVWWALSTCGYLQVLNYAQSLWEKILSSSDHQIYNGYVETISTLLGAFAAFVVSFIKVSWAVWGELALFIFSVVIAVSVYLMVTIRNIWVCYASYVLFRATYMLLITIATYQIAANLTMKRYALVFGVNTFIALFLQTLLTVTVVDSVGLGLDIFPQFLIYACYFTGVAMVFFIAWLYKLVKRRRSGEQADSGQNSAA; translated from the exons ATGTGTAAGCCATGGCGCTGTCCGACCGTTTTGCTTTGTATTTATGGGTTTTTCTCCAGTTACAGACCTCTGGAACCCTTTTTAATTCCATTTTTGATGGGACCTGACAAAAACCTGACAGAGACCGAG GTTGTGAATGAAATTTACCCATTCTGGACATATTCTTACCTTATCCTATTGTTTCCTGTTTTCCTGGCCACGGACTACCTCCGTTACAAACCTGTGCTCATTCTCCAGGCAGCCAGCTTCATAGTGACTTACGCTATGCTCATGAAGGCCCAGGGTGTGCCTGCAATGCAGTTGTTGGAGTTCTTTTTTGGTTTAGCGACTGCAAGTGAAGTAGCCTACTACTCTTACATCTACAGTGTTGTGGATCCATCTCATTATCAGAGCGTGACCGGTATCTGTCGCAGTGTCACGCTGTTGGGCTCGGCCATAGGCTCATTAACTGGACAGATTCTTGTGTCTGTGGCCCATGTGCCTCTCTTTTACCTAAGTGTCATCACACTGGCATCTTCCTGCATAGGTTTTGTCACTCCTTTGTTTTTGCCCTTGCCCAGCAAGAGTCTGTTCTTTCACCAGAGAGAGGGCAGCGCTCAGGATGAAGCATCTCTTGAACCCATGAACAGCAGTCAGTTGCATGGCACGTTTGTGGATTCAGAGGCCAAAATGCAACCTAGTCCACATGAAAGAACG GCTACGATGGACAGAGAAAGCAGTAGTGGATTACTGGACGTTTTGAAAATGCTCTGGACAGACTTCCTTCAGTGTTACTCCTCCTCCACACTTCTGACCTGGTCCGTATGGTGGGCTTTGTCTACATGCGGTTACTTGCAGGTGCTTAACTATGCTCAGTCACTGTGGGAGAAAATCTTGTCATCCAGTGATCATCAGATCTACAATGGCTATGTGGAGACCATTTCTACATTGCTTG GTGCCTTTGCCGCATTTGTGGTTAGCTTTATAAAGGTGTCGTGGGCAGTGTGGGGAGAACTGGCtctctttattttctctgtGGTCATCGCGGTGTCTGTGTATCTCATGGTCACCATTAGAAATATCTGGGTGTGCTACGCCTCCTACGTGCTGTTCAGAGCTACCTATATGCTGCTCATCACCATAGCAAC ATATCAGATTGCTGCTAATCTAACCATGAAACGTTACGCTTTGGTGTTCGGAGTGAACACTTTCATTGCCCTGTTTCTGCAAACGCTGCTTACTGTGACTGTGGTAGATTCTGTTGGTTTGGGACTGGATATTTTCCCGCAG TTTTTGATCTATGCTTGTTACTTTACTGGAGTGGCTATGGTTTTCTTTATCGCCTGGTTGTATAAACTAGTCAAAAGGAGAAGATCTGGAGAACAGGCTGACAGTGGACAGAATTCAGCTGCCTAG
- the faimb gene encoding fas apoptotic inhibitory molecule b: MSGDIVGVWEVSLSDGLYHIEFEHGTTTGKRVIYINGKEALRRDWMFKLVGRETFPVGSADTKATINIEAINGFAYEYTLEINGKHLQTFLDNRSKISKTWVLKLDGNDCRIVLEKDTMDVWCNGQKMDTMGEFTDDGTETHFAVGNRECCIKATTNGRKRSKIVHSLLVDGIRIEETIE, encoded by the exons ATGTCAGGAGACATTGTGGGAGTGTGGGAGGTGTCGCTGAGCGATGGGCTTTACCACATTGAGTTTGAACATGGAACAACAACAGGGAAACGTGTTATTTACATAAATGGAAAG GAGGCCCTGAGAAGGGATTGGATGTTCAAACTGGTGGGCAGAGAGACATTTCCTGTTGGGAGCGCAGATACAAAAGCAACCATAAACATCGAGGCAATAAATGGGTTTGCCTATGAGTACACGCTGGAGATCAATGGAAAACATCTTCAAACATTTTTGGACAATCGTTCAAAAATTTCCAAAACGTGGGTGCTCAAACTGGATGGTAATGATTGCAGGATAGTTCTGG AAAAGGACACTATGGATGTGTGGTGCAATGGACAGAAAATGGATACTATG GGGGAATTTACAGATGATGGAACTGAGACGCACTTTGCAGTGGGAAACCGTGAATGCTGCATAAAAGCAACAACCAATGGAAGGAAACGAAGCAAAATAGTTCATTCCCTTCTGGTTGATGGAATCAGGATAGAGGAGACCATTGAGTAA
- the zgc:161969 gene encoding zinc finger BED domain-containing protein 4, whose product MRMERSRTSFDHWLHKNNFTFRESRGRNITVQCNLCLPTIKLLSTAKDTTSNLKKHLERKHSLQFKKKLSKDEPSNSGHQVPEFGPSDTKQPKMDHTLYTSQSKLNALIFNFIVEDVQPISILEQAGFQRLIEVLSRGKTVMNRKTFVSRLDATFDKMKEELRAKLDRVQSLCTTADIWSVQDRSYFGITCHWLEDNFERKSVALACTRMYGGHTCETVIAKIQEIHSSYNIESKICSTVTDNGSNFVKAFREFLPEDEREVEEIQFDDLGKMLSEGDVGGDFFLSYFLPPHQQCAAQTLNLIASKDLADAISKEPIQRVHVSSTAKCALIWQKAHSSQMVADMVETIANIKFTDPCLTQWGSEYNFVQKIMSLTDEQLTQLIDILDVPNFVPEETAYLREYADVFKPVAFALDLLQGEQKCFLGIVIPTLLTLKRKLQEKAGNTQFFSEVIDGTVEAIDSRFKQVFNSTDAKLATTTMPQFRLWWLPEGERESVRERLVAEVSQLDQANEEVDTNGISVHEDEFFSYGPGSSGNRDGKRGAAEEVRIYLEGTNKDLLCLSEFPGVKKLFIKFNTTLPSSVPVERLFSSGGNILTRKRSTLTDEQFERLLLLRYNSKVCTTAFE is encoded by the exons ATGAGGATGGAGAGGTCTCGTACATCATTTGACCACTGGCTGCACAAAAACAATTTTACTTTCAGAGAGTCGAGGGGTAGAAACATCACTGTTCAGTGTAACCTCTGTCTCCCAACAATTAAACTGTTATCCACTGCAAAGGACACCACATCTAATCTAAAGAAGCACTTGGAG AGAAAGCATTCTTTGCAGTTTAAGAAGAAACTAAGCAAAGATGAACCAAGCAATTCAGGACATCAGGTTCCTGAATTTGGACCATCCGACACAAAGCAACCCAAGATGGATCACACTCTGTACACATCCCAGTCCAAACTGAATGCCCTGATCTTCAACTTCATCGTGGAGGACGTTCAACCCATTTCCATTCTAGAGCAAGCCGGGTTCCAGCGTTTGATCGAAGTGTTAAGCAGAGGCAAAACGGTCATGAATCGCAAGACTTTTGTTTCCAGGCTCGACGCAACATTTGATAAAATGAAAGAGGAGCTGCGAGCAAAACTCGATAGAGTGCAGTCACTGTGCACCACTGCTGATATATGGTCAGTTCAAGACAGAAGTTATTTCGGAATTACTTGTCACTGGCTTGAGGACAATTTCGAAAGAAAGTCAGTCGCTCTCGCCTGTACACGTATGTATGGCGGACACACTTGTGAAACAGTCATAGCAAAAATCCAAGAAATCCATTCTTCTTATAATATCGAAAGCAAAATCTGCTCTACTGTCACCGATAACGGAAGCAATTTCGTCAAAGCCTTCAGAGAGTTCTTACCAGAGGATGAGCGTGAAGTCGAAGAAATTCAGTTTGATGATTTGGGCAAAATGCTTAGTGAGGGGGACGTGGGTGGAGATTTCTTTCTGAGTTATTTCCTACCACCCCACCAACAATGTGCTGCTCAAACGCTCAACCTGATCGCCTCGAAGGATCTAGCGGACGCCATCTCAAAAGAACCGATACAGAGAGTGCATGTTAGCTCAACCGCAAAGTGCGCCTTGATATGGCAGAAAGCTCATAGCTCACAGATGGTGGCTGACATGGTGGAAACCATTGCAAATATAAAATTCACAGATCCTTGCCTGACCCAATGGGGCTCAGAATATAACTTTGTCCAGAAGATCATGTCGCTGACTGATGAACAACTCACACAACTGATTGACATCTTGGACGTCCCAAATTTTGTTCCCGAGGAAACGGCGTATCTCAGAGAGTATGCAGATGTCTTCAAACCAGTGGCTTTTGCACTTGATCTCTTGCAGGGAGAACAAAAGTGTTTCCTTGGCATTGTGATACCGACGTTGCTGACCCTAAAAAGGAAGCTCCAGGAGAAGGCAGGAAACACACAGTTTTTCTCAGAGGTCATCGACGGCACCGTTGAGGCGATTGACTCTCGCTTCAAGCAGGTGTTTAACAGTACTGATGCCAAGTTGGCCACAACCACCATGCCACAGTTTAGACTGTGGTGGTTACCAGAAGGGGAAAGAGAATCTGTGCGTGAACGGTTAGTCGCCGAGGTGTCACAGTTAGACCAAGCGAATGAAGAAGTGGACACAAATGGAATCTCCGTTCACGAGGATGAATTCTTTTCATATGGACCTGGAAGTTCTGGAAATAGAGATGGAAAAAGAGGAGCTGCTGAAGAGGTACGAATTTACCTTGAGGGCACAAACAAAGATCTGCTGTGCCTGAGTGAATTTCCAggtgtgaaaaaactgtttatcaAGTTCAATACAACGTTGCCCTCGAGTGTCCCGGTAGAACGGTTATTTAGCAGTGGGGGGAATATTTTAACCCGTAAAAGAAGTACTCTCACAGACGAACAGTTTGAGCGTCTGCTCCTTTTACGTTACAACAGCAAAGTATGCACCACGGCTTTCGAGTAG
- the ccdc80l1 gene encoding LOW QUALITY PROTEIN: coiled-coil domain-containing protein 80 (The sequence of the model RefSeq protein was modified relative to this genomic sequence to represent the inferred CDS: inserted 8 bases in 6 codons; substituted 6 bases at 6 genomic stop codons), whose amino-acid sequence MHYASEQYVFKRSNGGRGHEKHTNLQRNAKLSHFSSSGNTHILEKPQNNQNTGFFRTPAQRVLKRNRSMPKKTPGLTDNTPAQERRLSPVGSMNFLAGFAGKKRVLAIXAPNDSDGYYRFTLTLLKPEVYCKMAERHMQQIVLFPEKGERGGKVKHESNQGSVVEDSLDPSQVPRLMAFLKLQEGKFEMVLLRKTLQVEERYPYPVXLEVIYEVIDQAPVRRLEKARENGFVQKCKAAGVEGQMVXSSGSNTGGLQTRMDTAENIGKQNKVRTVSXPTEVAQAQMPTTIATTTITTTTKYASTTFLKTTTTNLXTTTTYATTAFPSPPAALTTNVPTTVRQTDPTHQRLPQNQQSTTTHPPITSDFYTQHTENTFTASPTQAHKQRPENKQAVVKKGWXQKLSQHEQEHDTHRPTATKPEKDLKTAQKGKTNADDADRKKKVGKYEKPPKKMPAGKKGPKVAKEKNVGLHSKKAGIKTNYNEERAGLGQPSDPXKSLETFLGYFEKRRRLIIITAPDKQNHMYSEQRDENLEQVCNVALRKISIITIFGPLTNSTIKIDQYQTEQDKPLRGQPARDLINQELVIVFWKKFGITQDDFNMAVTDFDMKVKQRHEVPIFMKAVFDYINXFDXFSTRIKEIEQQRNFSAICNTEDKSRPQNXYAHLHAFLCVLRFRWRRILFIMSSPSDEEWAFQQQLYTINSQACNLALRHLSVLKLVGRTLDDISGVLELYPINGSASVDRKELSASLVQDIRNYLQISQDYFSMLLVGKDGNVWSMSIIYXAIQLSLSMRCPDDDXSHQDGYHEGYHQEYGY is encoded by the exons ATGCATTACGCTAGCGAGCAATATGTTTTTAAGCGCAGTAAC GGTGGGCGTGGTCacgaaaaacacacaaacctaCAACGTAATGCAAAATTATCACATTTTTCCAGCTCAGGAAACACACATATACTCGAGAAGCCTCAAAATAACCAGAACACAGGTTTCTTTCGGACCCCAGCACAGAGGGTGCTAAAAAGAAATAGATCAATGCCCAAAAAGACACCGGGTTTAACTGACAACACTCCAGCTCAAGAG CGTCGGTTGTCTCCGGTTGGCTCTATGAACTTCCTGGCTGGTTTTGCTGGGAAAAAACGTGTGCTGGCCATATGAGCCCCCAACGACTCCGATGGGTATTACAGGTTCACGTTGACCCTGCTAAAGCCTGAGGTGTACTGTAAGATGGCAGAGAGACACATGCAGCAGATTGTACTTTTTCCCGAAAAGGGGGAACGGGGAGGCAAGGTGAAACATGAAAGCAATCAGGGATCAGTGGTGGAGGATTCGCTGGATCCATCCCAGGTGCCCCGGCTCATGGCCTTTCTAAAACTACAGGAAGGTAAGTTTGAGATGGTGCTACTAAGGAAGACACTGCAGGTTGAAGAAAGATACCCATACCCTGTATAGCTTGAGGTGATCTATGAAGTTATAGACCAAGCGCCTGTGCGTAGATTGGAAAAGGCAAGGGAAAATGGATTTGTGCAGAAGTGCAAGGCTGCCGGTGTTGAGGGGCAGATGG CATCTTCTGGCTCAAATACAGGTGGTTTGCAGACCCGTATGGACACAGCGGAAAATATCGGAAAACAAAATAAGGTGAGAACAGTCTCTTAACCCACAGAGGTAGCACAGGCACAAATGCCAACCACCATCGCCACCACTACAATaactacaacaacaaaataCGCAAGCACGACTTTCTTGAAAACTACAACCACAAACC CAACTACTACAACATACGCTACAACTGCCTTCCCTTCACCACCTGCTGCTTTGACCACAAATGTACCAACCACAGTGAGGCAAACAGATCCAACCCACCAGCGCTTACCACAAAACCAGCAGAGCACAACAACTCATCCTCCTATTACCTCAGACTtctacacacaacacacagaaaacacatttaccGCCTCACCAACCCAAGCACACAAACAGAGACCCGAGAACAAACAGGCCGTGGTTAAAAAAGGAT AGCAAAAGCTTAGTCAGCACGAACAAGAACATGACACACACAGACCCACTGCTACAAAACCAGAGAAAGATCTCAAGACCGCACAAAAGGGAAAAACGAATGCCGATGATGCTGACAGGAAAAAGAAGGTCGGTAAATATGAAAAGCCACCGAAAAAGATGCCTGCAGGGAAAAAGGGGCCGAAAGTTGCAAAAGAGAAGAATGTCGGTCTTCACAGTAAGAAGGCtggaattaaaacaaattataatgaAGAGCGGGCTGGTTTGGGGCAGCCAAGTGACC AGAAATCGCTCGAAACCTTTCTGGGTTACTTTGAAAAGAGACGGCGCCTCATA ATTATCACTGCTCCAGATAAACAGAATCATATGTACAGTGAGCAGAGAGATGAAAACCTGGAGCAGGTGTGTAATGTGGCCCTACGCAAAATATCCATCATCACCATCTTTGGGCCTCTCACGAACAGCACCATAAAGATCGATCAATATCAGACAG AACAGGATAAGCCCTTGCGTGGCCAGCCAGCCAGGGATCTTATCAACCAGGAGCTTGTCATAGTGTTTTGGAAGAAGTTCGGGATTACTCAGGATGATTTTAACATGGCGGTGACAGATTTTGACATGAAAGTCAAG CAACGACACGAAGTCCCGATTTTCATGAAAGCAGTGTTTGACTACATCAACTAGTTTGACTAGTTTTCAACTCGTATTAAGGAAATTGAACAGCAGAGGAATTTCAGTGCTATTTGCAATACGGAAGATAAATCAAGACCT CAAAATTAATATGCTCATCTGCAtgcatttctgtgtgttttaagaTTCCGTTGGAGGCGGATACTGTTTATAATGTCCTCCCCTAGTGATGAAGAATGGGCCTTTCAGCAACAACTCTACACTATTAACAGCCAAGCCTGCAATTTGG CGCTGCGTCATTTATCTGTACTTAAGCTTGTCGGAAGAACCCTGGATGACATAAGTGGAGTCCTGGAGCTCTACCCTATAAATG GAAGTGCATCAGTTGACCGCAAGGAGCTGTCTGCCAGCCTGGTGCAGGACATCAGAAATTACCTCCAGATCAGTCAAGACTATTTCTCCATGCTACTTGTTGGGAAAGATGGCAACGTGTGGTCTATGTCAATCATTTA GGCCATCCAGCTGTCTCTCAGCATGCGTTGCCCTGATGATGA TAGTCACCAGGATGGTTACCATGAGGGCTATCATCAGGAATACGgttattaa